From a single Paenibacillus sp. FSL R5-0345 genomic region:
- a CDS encoding ATP-binding protein, whose translation MVNSRERFNYLKGRQVKAEYREQIVEAYQGNPFIEALPPRKSQEQLYQMLDSVPRYTGDINQLNAEERVELIQQIKPGYWKPLSTHFERYRNLYNMIKIGYQSRNPLAAIYQREMAIGLDKILSAGTDELGRNLAGNLQTAQMMADIGLSGMGKSKSYERLLSMFPQVIHHAQYENEPFPCKQVVWLHIECPSNKSVGALCRNFYWAVDKLLGTQYYEDLAEKDGRAEVLAKRMSKVAGQISLGVLVIDEIQRIHRGHSGGEEKMIDFITELTNSIGIPIVLIGTFKALYLFKNSLANTRRGIPDGYAENITDRMKDEIEWEMFLGGLWELQYTNKFTPLTPELKARMYYHTLGIPDFAVKLFMHVQCRAILYEDDEIITAELVEKVANTTFRLVQPIFERIRGGEGIDPAEYEDLKPDWITFKEYLMEAQHRITIDGHLSEEHKLILLQHNRRVLIDQLVTFAMKMGCAEDIALTYAEKVELHNREVGNDMELLYLELAKLVFEGKSDKPKESVTEVVRTTRKKGSNKPIKLDLDETDIRTIVSQGKLDNLSVDEALRNAGLVGEFDEFV comes from the coding sequence ATGGTCAATAGTCGAGAACGCTTTAACTATTTAAAGGGCAGACAAGTTAAAGCGGAATACCGTGAACAGATTGTGGAGGCCTATCAAGGAAATCCTTTTATTGAAGCGTTGCCGCCCAGAAAATCACAAGAACAGTTATATCAGATGTTGGACTCAGTACCTCGCTACACTGGAGATATCAATCAACTAAATGCTGAAGAACGTGTAGAACTCATCCAACAAATCAAACCAGGGTATTGGAAACCGCTTAGTACTCATTTTGAAAGATACAGAAACTTATATAACATGATAAAAATTGGTTACCAATCCCGAAATCCGTTAGCAGCTATTTACCAGAGAGAAATGGCGATTGGGCTTGATAAAATTCTATCAGCTGGAACTGATGAACTCGGGCGGAATTTAGCTGGTAATTTACAAACGGCTCAAATGATGGCTGATATTGGACTTAGTGGGATGGGGAAATCGAAATCATATGAAAGACTATTAAGTATGTTTCCACAAGTTATTCACCACGCACAATATGAAAATGAGCCATTTCCTTGTAAACAGGTGGTATGGCTTCATATCGAATGCCCAAGTAATAAATCTGTTGGAGCACTTTGCCGGAATTTTTACTGGGCGGTTGATAAGTTACTAGGGACACAATATTACGAAGATCTGGCTGAAAAAGATGGACGTGCAGAAGTCCTTGCTAAAAGGATGTCTAAGGTAGCTGGACAAATTAGTTTAGGCGTACTTGTGATTGACGAAATACAGCGGATACACAGAGGGCACTCCGGTGGCGAGGAGAAAATGATTGATTTTATTACTGAACTTACAAATTCGATTGGTATACCAATTGTGCTAATTGGTACATTTAAAGCGCTCTACCTATTTAAGAATTCTCTGGCTAACACCCGGAGGGGGATTCCAGATGGTTATGCGGAAAACATTACGGATCGGATGAAGGATGAAATAGAGTGGGAGATGTTCCTAGGAGGACTTTGGGAACTTCAATACACGAATAAGTTCACACCACTAACTCCAGAGCTTAAAGCCAGAATGTATTATCACACCCTTGGCATACCCGACTTTGCCGTAAAATTGTTCATGCATGTTCAATGCCGAGCTATTCTATATGAAGATGATGAAATAATCACTGCTGAATTGGTAGAAAAAGTAGCAAACACAACCTTCAGACTAGTTCAGCCGATCTTTGAACGTATCAGGGGAGGGGAAGGCATTGATCCCGCAGAATATGAGGATTTAAAACCAGATTGGATCACTTTTAAGGAATATCTGATGGAAGCACAGCACCGCATCACTATAGACGGACACCTCTCGGAGGAACACAAGCTTATCCTATTGCAGCATAATCGTAGAGTGTTAATTGATCAACTAGTTACATTCGCGATGAAAATGGGGTGTGCTGAAGATATTGCATTAACATATGCAGAAAAGGTCGAGTTACACAATCGGGAAGTCGGTAATGATATGGAATTGTTGTACTTAGAATTGGCCAAGCTTGTATTCGAAGGTAAATCAGATAAACCAAAAGAAAGTGTTACAGAAGTAGTTAGAACTACAAGGAAAAAGGGAAGCAATAAGCCCATAAAGCTTGATTTAGACGAAACTGATATTCGGACTATTGTTTCTCAAGGAAAATTAGACAATCTAAGTGTTGATGAGGCGCTTCGTAATGCGGGGTTAGTTGGAGAATTTGATGAGTTTGTATAA
- a CDS encoding Mu transposase C-terminal domain-containing protein, translating into MIYQNSIISFNKVDLVKKRSLERVLWIAPDRSQVVLINIDDKKKVPFPHFRQYNDLLTQLEDKAVTIESVDPDLRLIVPDELYLSKYSKRRDEKFAIIESIVSKEPDIYIRELRGKLVKEAAETFNKEPNWVYTLLRKYWFYGKNINGLLNDYHDVGVPSQQRRRSKNSGPKPKDGNDFVVTSEEKEIFKKALKEYHADLGMNLKATHKHMCQDYYPDGHYRKYGELIPIAGGPSYRQFLYWYHSEHNKKKKAVAKFGVRKAEMSSRSLLKSVSSDVQGVGEYYEIDSTPADGLLLSIDHKTEIGRPHVYFVKDVESRLITGMHVCKNPSWEEAMVALENASTDKVVFCAQHGIPISEEDWPAKHLPRYIVGDRGEMKSRNSNNLGILNVRIGNPPSYRADLKPYIEQQFRGFCMRIKEIMLGGVHKEHRERGDRNPGDKAVFTFQAFTQLVILFVLEFNKKALSEEYLVTKEKFIDNVELTPLAIWNWGMKKNLLQEQPRALIRHALLPKEKCRVTRTGVMLKKMGYASQRGEDSGWFEDEQIEGEKEVTVSYDPRNCSSVFIKLKDGKEEQLFLTEKFKEYEGLHFDDVKTIMDYKKNQLKKANKERNQIEGELDAVAKKLNLIGLIKTKDAQKGKPKSSRYKNKRIKRKFEKRSESSANAWTATTTFSNNSTSPVASVRKESPQNKQMPQLNKMQMFLLTQSKEKESNHGQ; encoded by the coding sequence ATGATTTATCAAAACTCAATTATTAGTTTCAATAAAGTGGATTTGGTCAAAAAGAGGTCTTTAGAACGTGTTTTATGGATAGCTCCCGATCGTTCACAAGTGGTGCTAATTAATATAGATGACAAAAAGAAAGTACCATTTCCTCACTTTCGACAATATAATGACTTACTTACGCAATTAGAAGACAAGGCAGTTACTATCGAGTCTGTAGATCCTGACCTTCGTTTAATAGTCCCGGATGAATTGTACCTCAGTAAATACTCGAAAAGAAGAGACGAGAAATTCGCAATCATTGAGAGCATTGTAAGTAAAGAACCTGATATTTATATTCGGGAGCTGAGAGGAAAGTTAGTGAAAGAGGCAGCAGAGACCTTCAATAAAGAGCCAAATTGGGTCTATACATTATTGCGAAAATATTGGTTTTATGGAAAAAACATAAATGGTCTTTTAAATGACTATCATGATGTTGGTGTTCCATCTCAACAAAGGAGGAGAAGTAAAAACTCCGGTCCAAAGCCCAAAGATGGTAATGATTTTGTAGTGACAAGCGAAGAAAAAGAAATATTTAAGAAAGCATTGAAGGAATACCACGCAGATCTAGGGATGAACCTAAAAGCAACTCATAAGCATATGTGCCAAGACTATTACCCAGATGGTCACTACCGAAAGTATGGAGAACTGATTCCAATTGCCGGCGGACCCTCGTATCGTCAGTTTCTCTATTGGTACCATTCAGAGCACAACAAAAAGAAAAAAGCAGTAGCTAAATTCGGAGTAAGAAAGGCAGAAATGAGCTCTAGGTCTCTTCTCAAGTCTGTTAGCAGTGATGTCCAAGGAGTTGGGGAATATTACGAAATTGATTCAACGCCTGCAGATGGCTTATTACTATCGATAGATCATAAAACTGAAATTGGAAGACCTCATGTTTATTTTGTTAAAGATGTCGAAAGCAGATTAATAACCGGCATGCATGTATGTAAGAACCCATCATGGGAAGAGGCGATGGTTGCATTAGAGAATGCCTCAACCGATAAAGTGGTATTTTGTGCTCAACATGGGATTCCAATATCAGAGGAAGATTGGCCTGCCAAACATCTTCCTAGATATATTGTTGGTGATCGTGGAGAAATGAAAAGTAGAAATTCCAACAATCTAGGAATTCTTAACGTTCGTATTGGGAATCCACCTTCTTACCGTGCGGACTTAAAGCCTTATATCGAACAGCAATTCAGAGGCTTTTGTATGCGCATAAAAGAAATCATGTTGGGGGGTGTGCATAAAGAACATAGGGAGAGAGGGGATAGAAACCCTGGAGACAAAGCGGTGTTTACCTTTCAAGCATTTACACAATTGGTGATTTTGTTTGTATTGGAATTTAATAAAAAAGCTTTAAGTGAAGAGTACCTTGTGACTAAGGAAAAATTTATAGACAATGTTGAACTAACACCGTTGGCGATATGGAATTGGGGCATGAAAAAAAACCTTCTTCAAGAGCAGCCACGTGCTTTGATTCGTCATGCGCTACTTCCTAAGGAAAAGTGTCGGGTTACTCGAACTGGTGTGATGTTGAAGAAAATGGGCTACGCCAGTCAACGTGGGGAAGACAGTGGATGGTTTGAAGATGAGCAAATCGAGGGTGAGAAGGAAGTAACAGTGAGTTACGATCCACGTAATTGCAGTAGTGTATTTATAAAGCTCAAAGATGGGAAAGAAGAGCAACTTTTCTTAACCGAAAAATTCAAAGAATATGAAGGGCTACATTTTGATGACGTAAAAACCATTATGGATTATAAGAAAAATCAGCTTAAAAAGGCAAACAAGGAAAGGAATCAAATAGAGGGCGAGTTGGATGCGGTGGCCAAAAAGTTAAACCTAATAGGACTCATCAAAACAAAGGATGCCCAGAAAGGTAAACCTAAATCTTCCAGATATAAGAACAAACGGATCAAGAGAAAGTTTGAGAAAAGAAGTGAGTCGAGTGCAAATGCTTGGACTGCAACTACTACTTTTTCAAATAATTCAACTTCACCCGTTGCAAGTGTACGGAAGGAAAGCCCTCAAAATAAACAAATGCCACAATTAAATAAGATGCAGATGTTTCTTTTAACCCAGAGCAAAGAAAAGGAGTCTAATCATGGTCAATAG
- a CDS encoding heteromeric transposase endonuclease subunit TnsA, translating to MENSIYKTHFNRLKDGRGQGRGEDYIPFIQANDNKVASEGWLTRTPGWHSNRIHHTLSKYEFQYLLMQEWAEPIIDIREQYPLPIEETQRIARKLNIRHPHLDGHDVVLSSDFMLTSIDRKDLEIELPRTVKPTYKLSKRTLELFEIERRFYQENGLHWKVVYDTGRPINFIKNIDWLHDAKRPDIRPGLDSQVVEMVAKPIFERLRKNGTAISISKSCLKCDAHIGLEPGTSMFMVKHMLANKRWIADMNVRIRESAPLSLDLPKKVTVVN from the coding sequence ATGGAGAATTCAATTTATAAAACACATTTTAATAGACTCAAGGACGGGAGAGGACAAGGGAGGGGGGAGGATTACATACCTTTTATCCAAGCCAACGATAACAAGGTAGCTTCTGAAGGGTGGTTAACTCGTACTCCCGGCTGGCATTCAAATCGGATACATCATACGCTCTCTAAATATGAATTTCAATATCTTCTTATGCAGGAATGGGCTGAACCAATTATAGACATACGTGAACAATATCCACTTCCTATTGAAGAAACCCAGCGAATTGCACGTAAATTAAATATCAGACATCCACATTTGGATGGACATGATGTTGTTTTAAGTTCGGATTTTATGCTGACGTCAATTGACAGGAAGGATTTAGAGATTGAACTTCCTAGAACGGTTAAACCGACTTACAAACTCTCCAAAAGAACGCTTGAATTGTTTGAAATTGAGAGACGATTTTATCAGGAAAATGGGCTTCATTGGAAAGTGGTGTATGACACAGGAAGGCCGATTAATTTCATCAAAAATATTGACTGGTTACATGATGCAAAACGTCCCGACATTCGCCCAGGCTTGGATAGTCAAGTGGTTGAAATGGTTGCTAAACCAATCTTTGAACGACTTAGAAAAAATGGTACTGCCATATCAATTAGCAAGAGTTGTTTAAAGTGTGATGCTCATATTGGTCTTGAGCCGGGGACTTCAATGTTTATGGTTAAACACATGCTTGCAAATAAACGTTGGATAGCCGATATGAACGTTCGGATACGTGAAAGTGCTCCATTATCCTTAGACCTACCCAAAAAAGTTACGGTGGTGAACTAA
- a CDS encoding MarR family winged helix-turn-helix transcriptional regulator, whose protein sequence is MENLRDMFQIMTRRFGVLNKVCCTAGGIDISPIQSHILYEIDKQHNPNIQQVADTLGTDITTFSRQIQSLVKMKLVQKTPDPSDRRIYVLSLTVEGMFIAETIDQQMNSYLTEVFSHMNEFERQTVIRSIQLLNESMAKSKVCCSP, encoded by the coding sequence TTGGAAAATTTGCGGGATATGTTTCAGATTATGACTCGGCGATTTGGAGTACTGAATAAAGTATGTTGTACGGCTGGTGGAATTGATATCTCTCCCATACAGAGCCACATCCTATATGAAATAGATAAACAGCATAATCCTAACATCCAACAAGTAGCCGATACACTTGGAACAGATATTACAACATTTAGCCGTCAGATCCAAAGTTTAGTTAAAATGAAGCTTGTACAAAAGACACCAGATCCTAGTGATCGTCGTATCTATGTCCTTTCCCTAACCGTTGAAGGAATGTTTATTGCTGAAACGATTGATCAACAAATGAATTCATATTTAACGGAAGTATTTTCGCATATGAATGAGTTTGAGCGCCAAACTGTGATTCGTTCTATTCAGTTGCTTAATGAATCTATGGCTAAGTCAAAAGTGTGTTGTTCACCATAA
- the arsA gene encoding arsenical pump-driving ATPase has protein sequence MIPLFDVNKIDITPYLFFTGKGGVGKTSTACATAIFLADRGKKVLLVSTDPASNLQDVFNTQLDMHYKEIPEVQNLFVANLDPDQAAQEYRESVVGPYRGKLPDVVIQQMEEQLSGSCTVEIASFNEFSTLLTDKKIQAEFDHIVFDTAPTGHTLRLLQLPNAWNEFLEDSTEGTTSMGLLAGLNERKDVYEQTVKVLSNPKQTSLVLVTRADPAPLEEAARASKELAETGIRNQMLIINGLLNHPMLSDDTAAAFASRQETALNSIPEVLKSLPTWAVPLVPFNITGVRNVRKLFDETQMIPDHTSELNDVNYPHLTNILDDIMERNQRVVFTMGKGGVGKTTVASAIAIGLAERGKKVHLTTTDPAAHLDYVMHEDIKSLISMSKIDQKEEVEKYRDEVLTRARETMDEQGVAYTEEELNSPCTEEIAVFRAFANIVERANDEIVVIDTAPSGHTLLLLDATESYHKEIANSSGEVPVSVQNLLPRLRNEQETSIVIVTLAETTPVYEAERLSVDLQRAGITPKWWVVNQSMIMTHTQDPILHTRALGEQPWIQRVNDTSNGKFAVIPMQNQEIIGYKALKQLVTS, from the coding sequence ATGATTCCATTATTTGATGTTAATAAAATTGATATTACACCTTATTTATTTTTCACTGGCAAAGGTGGAGTTGGTAAAACCTCAACAGCATGTGCAACAGCTATTTTCTTAGCAGATCGAGGAAAGAAAGTTCTATTGGTAAGCACAGATCCTGCATCCAATTTACAAGATGTATTTAATACGCAATTAGATATGCATTACAAGGAAATACCTGAGGTTCAAAATCTTTTTGTTGCAAATTTAGATCCTGATCAAGCGGCTCAAGAATATAGAGAAAGCGTAGTTGGTCCCTATCGTGGGAAGCTCCCTGATGTGGTCATTCAACAAATGGAGGAACAACTTTCCGGATCATGTACAGTAGAAATCGCATCGTTTAATGAGTTTTCTACACTGTTAACGGATAAGAAAATCCAAGCTGAATTCGATCATATCGTTTTTGATACAGCACCAACTGGACACACTTTAAGATTGCTGCAACTACCCAATGCATGGAATGAGTTCTTAGAGGATAGTACAGAAGGAACCACAAGTATGGGATTGCTTGCTGGGCTAAATGAACGGAAAGATGTATACGAGCAAACGGTTAAGGTATTATCTAATCCCAAACAAACGTCGTTAGTGCTCGTCACAAGAGCAGATCCTGCACCACTAGAAGAAGCCGCTCGTGCTTCAAAAGAACTAGCTGAAACGGGTATTCGTAATCAAATGCTTATCATTAACGGATTACTGAATCATCCTATGTTATCCGATGATACTGCTGCAGCTTTTGCTTCTCGTCAAGAAACAGCTTTAAATAGTATCCCAGAAGTATTAAAATCACTTCCAACATGGGCTGTCCCACTGGTTCCGTTTAATATTACGGGTGTTAGAAATGTGCGTAAACTTTTTGATGAAACTCAAATGATCCCAGACCACACGTCGGAACTTAATGACGTTAATTACCCTCATCTGACGAACATTCTTGATGATATTATGGAGCGTAATCAACGAGTTGTTTTCACGATGGGTAAAGGGGGCGTTGGTAAGACAACGGTAGCTAGTGCAATCGCTATTGGATTAGCAGAACGCGGTAAAAAGGTGCATCTTACAACAACAGATCCAGCTGCTCATCTGGATTATGTTATGCATGAAGATATTAAGTCCCTTATCTCAATGAGTAAGATTGATCAAAAAGAAGAAGTTGAAAAATATAGAGATGAAGTTCTAACAAGAGCACGTGAAACCATGGATGAGCAAGGTGTTGCATATACAGAAGAAGAACTAAACTCTCCGTGTACCGAAGAAATTGCAGTATTTCGTGCTTTTGCTAATATCGTTGAGCGTGCGAACGATGAGATTGTCGTTATTGACACAGCTCCATCAGGTCATACACTTCTTCTACTCGATGCTACCGAATCTTATCATAAAGAAATTGCGAATTCCTCAGGTGAAGTCCCTGTATCTGTTCAAAACTTATTACCTCGATTACGGAATGAACAAGAAACAAGTATTGTTATTGTAACTCTTGCAGAGACAACACCGGTTTATGAGGCAGAACGATTGTCTGTGGATCTACAACGTGCTGGGATTACGCCAAAGTGGTGGGTCGTGAACCAGAGTATGATCATGACGCATACCCAAGATCCAATTCTTCACACAAGAGCATTGGGAGAACAACCATGGATTCAGCGCGTGAATGATACATCCAATGGAAAATTTGCTGTTATTCCAATGCAAAATCAAGAGATTATTGGTTATAAAGCACTTAAACAATTAGTAACAAGCTAA
- a CDS encoding arsenic metallochaperone ArsD family protein has protein sequence MKKIDVFDSGGCCSTNVTDPKAKMNSNRFSAAANNLFVKGYDINRYSLLSHTEVFNSNEQVKRLMDADLNNLPITLVNGEVVKTHDFPSNEELAEWLNISVEEILKKQTVNIQIKGK, from the coding sequence ATGAAAAAAATTGATGTGTTTGATTCAGGGGGATGTTGTTCAACCAACGTTACAGATCCCAAAGCTAAAATGAATTCCAATCGTTTCTCTGCAGCTGCTAATAATTTATTTGTAAAAGGATATGACATTAACAGATATAGTTTATTAAGCCATACAGAAGTATTTAATTCTAATGAACAAGTAAAGAGGCTAATGGATGCTGATTTAAATAATCTACCGATTACGCTAGTTAATGGAGAAGTAGTTAAAACTCATGATTTCCCATCTAATGAAGAGCTTGCAGAATGGCTTAATATTTCCGTCGAAGAGATATTAAAAAAACAAACGGTGAATATTCAAATCAAAGGAAAATAA
- a CDS encoding NAD(P)-binding domain-containing protein — MSKVLDTIVIGGVQAGLASGYHLQKAGLDFMILEAGDQPAGAWPQYYDSLKLFSPARYSSLPGFAFPKDLNEYPLRDEVISYLRVYAEKFKLPLMVNSKVERVEAVNGGFDIITLNGKRYRTKSIISASGSFHRPYIPNLPGTESFQGNLLHSSEYKRPEPFREQRVIVVGRGNSGVQIAVELADYATVSLAVQHPVKFTRQRFLGLDLHFWLKMTGVDTFPFYRIGKEPPSPISVFDLGGYRKKIDNGNPNQKQMFSGFYLEGIIWANGDREPADSVIFATGYRPNIPFLHQTGALAMDGKPLHVAGVSTEVPGLYYVGLANQRSFASATIRGVGADAKYVVQHITRFLGKQ, encoded by the coding sequence ATGTCCAAAGTTTTAGATACCATTGTCATTGGTGGTGTGCAGGCGGGTCTCGCATCCGGTTATCATTTGCAAAAGGCTGGACTGGATTTCATGATCTTGGAAGCCGGTGATCAGCCGGCGGGGGCTTGGCCACAATATTATGATAGCCTTAAGTTGTTTTCTCCTGCACGATATTCGTCATTACCAGGTTTCGCTTTCCCAAAAGATTTAAACGAGTATCCATTACGTGATGAGGTTATCTCCTATCTACGTGTATACGCTGAAAAGTTCAAACTTCCATTAATGGTAAATAGCAAAGTGGAACGAGTCGAAGCTGTCAATGGCGGCTTTGATATCATAACTTTAAATGGCAAGAGATATCGAACCAAATCGATTATTAGCGCATCGGGTTCTTTTCATCGTCCATATATTCCTAATCTTCCTGGAACTGAATCTTTTCAAGGAAACCTTCTTCATTCGTCCGAATATAAACGACCTGAACCGTTTCGTGAGCAGCGTGTTATCGTTGTGGGACGGGGAAACTCGGGCGTTCAAATCGCAGTAGAACTGGCTGATTATGCCACCGTATCTCTAGCTGTTCAACATCCAGTCAAATTTACTCGTCAACGATTTCTAGGGCTTGATCTTCATTTCTGGTTGAAGATGACTGGAGTTGACACATTTCCTTTCTATCGAATCGGCAAGGAACCTCCAAGTCCCATTTCAGTATTCGACCTTGGTGGATACCGTAAGAAAATAGACAACGGCAATCCGAATCAAAAACAAATGTTCTCTGGTTTTTATCTTGAAGGTATCATCTGGGCGAATGGAGATAGGGAACCCGCAGACAGTGTGATATTTGCTACGGGCTATCGTCCTAATATTCCGTTTCTTCATCAGACTGGTGCGCTTGCTATGGATGGCAAACCTCTGCATGTTGCCGGTGTGAGCACGGAAGTTCCGGGGCTGTATTATGTAGGGTTGGCTAATCAACGCTCATTTGCCTCAGCTACGATACGAGGCGTAGGGGCAGATGCTAAATATGTTGTACAACATATAACACGGTTCCTTGGAAAACAATAA
- a CDS encoding MarR family winged helix-turn-helix transcriptional regulator, protein MRAFDKNIGALEKTQLMCCGATIGQCHAVMEIGLAGEISLIDLANVLNLDKSTMSRTVNNLVADHWVERIIDPNNRRYVKLMLSTKGQILNEQISAVLNAYFGKIMNDIPENKREQVTESLELLIYALNKNNCC, encoded by the coding sequence ATGAGAGCTTTCGATAAAAACATTGGTGCTCTAGAGAAAACACAACTCATGTGTTGCGGAGCAACGATCGGACAATGCCACGCTGTTATGGAAATTGGGCTTGCAGGTGAAATCTCACTTATAGATCTGGCTAATGTACTTAATCTGGATAAAAGCACCATGAGCAGAACGGTAAATAACTTAGTAGCAGATCATTGGGTTGAAAGAATTATTGATCCGAACAATAGGCGTTATGTGAAGCTGATGCTTTCAACCAAGGGACAGATTTTAAATGAACAAATTAGTGCTGTTCTTAATGCATACTTTGGAAAGATTATGAATGATATACCGGAGAACAAACGGGAGCAGGTTACAGAGAGCCTAGAACTGTTGATCTATGCGTTAAATAAGAATAACTGCTGTTAA
- a CDS encoding class I SAM-dependent methyltransferase: MKRKGIHQPTIEDAIEISGIETLHPGGFALTKRTAEIAELKQGMRVLDVSSGRGTQAIFYAENYGVQVTGLDISLKMIESASNSARLAGMTGRVSFRQGDSQALPFDDDTFDVVINECAVGIPDDSEQVLNEMVRVVKPGGTIVIHESIWKKKMTENEKEELAERYGTTPLEFEQWNEMLRKSGVVNIIAEYKEWSQPEKFWKVRKDRDVKHHSKLLTLPERLITLKRIVQKHGIKGVFKVMENEKIFFKAVLDGKIGYSLYKGVKGS; this comes from the coding sequence ATGAAAAGAAAAGGAATACATCAACCAACCATTGAGGATGCCATTGAAATTAGTGGAATTGAAACACTGCATCCTGGAGGCTTTGCTTTAACTAAACGCACTGCAGAGATTGCAGAGCTTAAACAGGGGATGCGGGTTTTGGATGTATCCAGTGGAAGAGGAACTCAAGCAATATTTTATGCAGAGAACTATGGGGTTCAGGTGACTGGATTAGACATCTCCCTAAAAATGATCGAGTCCGCCTCGAACTCTGCTAGGTTGGCCGGTATGACGGGCCGTGTCTCTTTCCGTCAGGGAGATTCTCAGGCATTACCCTTTGATGATGATACCTTTGATGTTGTAATTAACGAATGTGCGGTTGGAATCCCGGATGATTCTGAACAGGTTCTGAATGAAATGGTGCGCGTTGTGAAACCTGGTGGTACCATAGTGATCCATGAATCCATCTGGAAAAAGAAAATGACGGAAAATGAGAAGGAAGAACTAGCTGAAAGGTACGGAACGACTCCTTTGGAATTTGAGCAATGGAATGAAATGCTGAGAAAATCGGGTGTCGTTAACATTATTGCGGAGTATAAAGAATGGTCACAACCGGAAAAATTCTGGAAGGTTAGAAAAGATCGAGATGTTAAGCATCATTCGAAGCTGCTTACATTACCCGAAAGACTGATAACCTTGAAACGGATTGTGCAGAAGCATGGAATTAAAGGTGTATTTAAGGTCATGGAGAACGAGAAGATTTTCTTTAAAGCTGTGCTTGATGGCAAGATAGGATATAGCCTGTATAAAGGGGTCAAAGGTTCGTAA
- a CDS encoding protein-tyrosine phosphatase family protein — MANYHALIENKVYIGGENALLEALKDNEITDVFDLRDNGTEAEGFPAEVTRHHFPIVEDEAGQGSYVKAAIQAVTDAVNSGKTVYFHCAGGRNRTGTVATGVLLELEMASTVEEAEALAKEKRPDINIKQEMRDVLRGFYPSKS, encoded by the coding sequence ATGGCAAATTACCACGCACTTATCGAGAATAAAGTATATATTGGTGGAGAGAACGCTTTGCTTGAAGCCCTTAAAGATAATGAGATTACAGATGTGTTTGATCTGAGAGATAACGGAACGGAGGCAGAAGGCTTTCCCGCCGAAGTAACCCGTCATCACTTCCCAATCGTAGAGGATGAAGCAGGTCAAGGGTCTTATGTGAAAGCAGCTATTCAGGCAGTTACAGACGCAGTGAACAGTGGAAAGACGGTGTATTTTCATTGTGCAGGTGGGCGTAATCGCACAGGAACAGTAGCCACTGGAGTTTTACTTGAACTAGAAATGGCTTCTACTGTGGAAGAAGCGGAAGCTTTGGCCAAAGAAAAACGTCCAGACATCAACATCAAGCAAGAAATGCGTGATGTGTTGAGAGGGTTTTACCCGTCGAAATCATAA
- a CDS encoding HesB/IscA family protein, whose product MTITDEAKQFIENMMKEAGVSTLRFAYSGAGCCGPSYQLSFEKPQENDAVSVVNHIQIAADSRVADQISGLVLDFVEDEQGAGLTMSGGSECC is encoded by the coding sequence ATGACGATTACGGATGAAGCGAAGCAGTTTATTGAGAACATGATGAAGGAGGCAGGCGTCTCTACTTTGCGGTTTGCATATTCCGGGGCAGGATGCTGTGGACCCAGTTACCAATTGTCGTTTGAGAAGCCGCAAGAAAATGATGCGGTGAGTGTAGTAAATCATATTCAAATTGCGGCAGATTCCCGGGTGGCTGACCAAATCAGCGGACTTGTCCTTGATTTTGTAGAGGACGAGCAAGGCGCAGGACTAACTATGAGTGGCGGCAGCGAATGCTGTTAA